A region from the Salicibibacter cibarius genome encodes:
- a CDS encoding DUF6922 domain-containing protein yields the protein MVETTFAKLFWGTDLDSLEIDKNQKLIIERVLNMRDQDELRWLWQTYSKYDIQH from the coding sequence ATGGTTGAAACAACATTTGCGAAGCTTTTTTGGGGTACGGATTTGGACTCTCTTGAGATAGATAAAAACCAAAAATTGATCATCGAACGAGTGCTTAACATGAGAGATCAAGATGAATTAAGATGGTTGTGGCAAACCTATAGTAAGTACGATATACAACATTAA